The Musa acuminata AAA Group cultivar baxijiao chromosome BXJ1-8, Cavendish_Baxijiao_AAA, whole genome shotgun sequence genomic sequence CCGGCACGTCGGGCACGAGAGCCGGGACGCCAGCCAACGATCAATGCAGTGGACGTGGAAGCCATGGTTACAGCCGGGTAGCACCCGGACGCGCTCGCCGGGCGCGAACTCCGACAGGCATATCGCGCACTCCGACCCCCCGACCGGCTCGCCCGAGTACACGATCAGGCCGGAGCTCGCGGTGGCGGCCTGCTCCCCCTTGACGCGAGCGGCTGCCGCGGCCGCCGGGAGGCCGGCAAGACACGGCCGGGCAGCGTGCGGTTCCAGCCACGCCCACCGCGCGACGCGGAGCACGCACCGGACGACGAAGCTCGCGACGACGGCGCCGATGAGCACGCAGAGGACGACGGCCAGGATCATGATCACGTCGGCGTCGTAGGAGCTGCGCCCCCGCGAGTTCGGCGAGGCCACGGGTGCCAACTCATCAAGCAACAGCAGCCTCCGGCCGCGTTGTGGAGCAACGGGAAGAGTGGAAGACAGCATTATCGTGCTAAGGAGCTATCTTCCAAACGCAGGGCTGGAATCTGCACTTAAAGACGGGATTCCGATGAGGTGTTCTCCAGGCTTTACATCGAGCAAGGACAAACGAGGCTTGCACTCACACAAGCTAATTGGACACAGGAAAAGACCAGTGCAGCAACTCCAAACAAGATTACACTCGAAGCCACCATAAATCATGGATTTGGAGCCTCCACTTAGACTTTAATATTCATCAAGGAGAGGGATGCATCACTGCGCCCGGAGAAACGGGGATCCGACGACGCTGACTTGTCTACTCGTGAGTAGATCACATCGCGCCGCAAGGCAATGGGAGGCGTGGGTGATGGAGTTGGAGTGGTGTGGTTAGGGTGGGTGGAAGGATGCCGTCCCTTTTGGGATAGTAATATATGATGCCGTCTGGAATTATTATATGCAATCATgcatataaagattgtgttatttaaaagcaaatatatatatatatatatatatatatatatatatatatattcttatttaaAAGCTTAAAAACTTGTATATGTGTTagctaaaaattaaatatatacaaATGCTTTTAAAGAAATTAAACAAAATAATAGAAACCATGATTAGACATGGATTATCTAACTTTTTTTATATATGTTAATGAGTGGTAAGAAGGATCTTAATATTCGAATGATACATATGTTATAACAAAATGTATGATGAATAACGTGCTACTTCTATACTCTttgcaaggatatatatatatatatattcttggaaACGATTTGATGAAAAATTGGTTTTCCAGTACTTAgaactatattttaaaaaattttcttAGTttgtaaaaattagaaaaaaagaatCATTTGTGAAAATTATTTTGTGAAGAGTCCTTAATTTGGAAGTGTTTTTATAATTTAATGAATACAAAATGAGTATTACTCTCTCTTTTATACAATTATACATAAAAGTATCTCTACATTTTTCAACACTTCTTGAGGTCTTtaaaaaaaagggataaaatcACGCATGACCTATTTAGAAAGGATAATTTCTATCGAGCTCTTGAAtcgataaatataaataattatttattatatgacATATCATATAAGGTAACAAGAGGCTTTAGGTAAGTAAAAAGAGATATTAATTGACATATTTAGTCATACGAAgtaaaatgattcacataagtatCAGAGTTACTTCTATCAAAATTGAACAAacaaaactcactcaaaatgaatatatatatataaataatataattaatatgtgTGAAAATTTTTTCGTAAAGTATCCAAAATCTTTATAAATTTTCATATAGTATTTTTCATGAAATAACTATTTTATCTTAGCTTTCACTATACCCAAATCTGCATGTCGCATTCATATTCGTTTAATACTGGCTCTCTGATTATTGTTGGACTTGTTACTTATATCCCTACTTAGATGATGATAATCCCACTGGATCTTTCTTTGTGCATAAgggctataaataaaaattacgaGAGTCGTCGTTATACCTCTTCTTCCTCGACGTAATGAGACAGTGCATAGTAGATATGATAAAAACAgggataaattaatattttcacATTATAAGAAAAGTTTTATAAgaatttattaaatatataatctaTGAAATATCTTAAGGCATCCCGACAGTTCCTCAAACATTGTGGCAAGTGCTAAGTGCTGTTCCGAACCCTACTGCCACTTTGGAGTTTCATGTGCATCTTCAACGTTAATGTGGCACAAAGTCTACTGCAAGTCTCAAATGGATAAGACTGACAAATAATGGTTCTTTTTCTCAACTTGCCTATTAGTGGGGGTACTTATGTTGGATGTCTCCCGGACATTATCTTGACTCTCAGCTTCTATCAGATCAAGTGCCTGGGCCAGGTTTCAGAGCTCAACAGAAAAACTTTCTTGTATGGAGTGGTGGTAGGGAACATGTCTTCTTCAATTCCACCACTTGAGATGtctttgactttttttttctttttccttttttttgaacATTTTCTTCGTTCTCTTCTTAAGTTTATCTTGAAATTTTAATAACTTTTATTATCCTGGGATGTGACAATTACTAAGTTTTTTAGTAActtaatgagaaaataaaaattatatactcATGTTGTAAAACTTAATATTGAGGAGTCAATACGGTTAGATTCTATCCCGAATATGTAGGGTTGCCCACACGAAGATCCGAAGATGTGGCAGAGGAACTAAGTCGGGTCGGAGAGTACCTCATCAGTCAACTCAAGGTGGGTTTTCGATTGTTGCTCCTCCTTGCCAAGAAAGATTAATGTCGGGATGGAGATTCTCGACTCAATCTCTCCAAAGTTTAATTCAGCTCGAGGTGGTATATAACTGTTTGAGGTGTGCTCCCCTTATTAGTGGGGAGGGGATTAGTTTTTATACCAATTTGTCGGAAGCTCGACCATACGAGGCTATCTATGATACCTTGGGAGGTCGACCCAAGCTTTCCGCACTACGCGAGCCGACTTGTATAGCTCTGCGCTATGCGGCACTGTTTTGCATCATCGCAGATGACTTGGGGTAGGGTAACGTTGCCTCATACAAATCCAAGTGGCACGGGTATGACTTCCGTCGCCCTTAGTTCCGATGTACTTTTATCGACACGTATACACCACGTCGATCATGAGGTGACTGTCGCCCATTACCAAGCAAGTGACACCAAAATATGTCTTATCAACTCTTATTGGAAAACGAAGTCTCATGCAAACTATTCTACTTGTATCGATTAGAACAAATGATAACTTATAAAGGATAATTatgttaaatttaaaaataataagcagTCAATGACATAATACCTTTGTTAATAAAGCTATAAGCACAACTATTTCTGTATTAAAAATTTGGACTATTAAAGAAAGGTGGTATTATCTAAAACATTACATGTCTTTTGTAGAATGGATAATGCAAGTGAGTCAAGAGATAATGTGCTTAGTTGCATTGTAATACCATCAAATACTTTCAAGAATTATATAAGTTTTATtttaaagaataataaaaataatatatttttatcaaatatacTGTTTTATAAGGTGTTGTTAGTAGAAATAGTGGTAGTTATGAAGGTGCAAATGGAACGCCTAATATATTGCTTAACGAAAAAGGaagtttactatttataatctgcATTTACTATTTACAGTCCCTtataattgataattttttaaaaaataataaaaaaaatatttttttattataatcttaatattattgattttatttttttctcatatccTCTTATTTCATTTTGCTCTTAATTGATATCCTTTTTTTTATGTCgtcctttttttaaaaaatagaagTAGTAAAAGagatgaaaaaaataaatgaaagaataaaatattatatttatttgtaaaaagatagttttaaaacattaaaaaaaattaaaataggattATAAACAGTAAAGAAGAGTTACAGATAGTAACAGAAAAACAAAACTATATTAATTGACCTAATTACCCTTTCAGCTGCTACCCCTTTCCCATCATTAAACGCCATCCGTCGCCGCTTCCGtcccttttcttcctcctccgcgCCGGTGCGGACGACGGTGGCGTCGCCATGCCCCCGAGCCAGGCGACCCACGACACGGCCTCCGATGCCTCCGCCACCGCCGCGACAACTTCGGAGCTGGAGCCGGGTCATTCGCCGCCGGGTGCCCCGATCCAGCTCCTCCCCCAGGACGCCCTCCACAACGTTCTCGGCCGCCTCTCCCTCCGCGAGGCCCTTGCCTGCCGCCCAGTCTGCCGCCTCTTCCGGGACGCCCTCTCATCCTTTCCCTTTCTGTCCTCTCTCCCCCCTCTCCGCCTCCTCGCCCTCCGCCACCCCCGCTCCTCGGCCAACGGCGGCGGACGCGACTCCCACGGATCCTGTCTCCACGCGTTCGATCCCTCCCTCCGTAGCTGGATCCGCCTTCCCCTGTTTTTCCTccccttcccctcctcctccccggtgaCCGCCTCCCCCTCGCTCCTCTACCTCTGGGtcgacgccgccgccgcctccactgGCGACGCAAAGATCCCGAGAACCCTCGCCGTCTACAATCCCCTCTCCGGATCCCACCGCCTGCTCCCCCCGCTCGGCTCCGCCTGGTCTCGCCACGGCACCGTTCTCGCCGGCCCTGGTGGT encodes the following:
- the LOC135588744 gene encoding RING-H2 finger protein ATL74-like, yielding MLSSTLPVAPQRGRRLLLLDELAPVASPNSRGRSSYDADVIMILAVVLCVLIGAVVASFVVRCVLRVARWAWLEPHAARPCLAGLPAAAAAARVKGEQAATASSGLIVYSGEPVGGSECAICLSEFAPGERVRVLPGCNHGFHVHCIDRWLASRLSCPTCRRSLFGKCSAASDGDHAVH